The genomic window TATTGAACTGTGTCACCTCAAAGATCTGAACATCCTCTCTCGCTTTTAACTCCTTCGTGAGTTCACAATCAATCCTTTTTATCGTTGCAAGAAGTGGTTTGTCTGAATCAAATACCTGTCGCAATTTGTCACAAAATGTCTGACTGAACATCTCCATCCTGCCGATCTCATCGATCACGATAAGGTCTGCGTTCGTGAGTGCTTGCTCCAGTGCAGGAATACCAATTTTTTCGAACGCATCAATATTCAACCCATACTTATTCACCCGGTATGGAGAATCTGATTTCTCAGAAGCCATGACCATCTGGTTGCCCTCAAAATCGGTAATATAGAATCCGGTTCGTCTGCCCTGCTCCATCATTTCATGAGTATAGAAACCAGCTATTTTGCATGAAAGCTGCTTCGTGATCTTATTGATAAATGTCGTCTTTCCAACACCGGGATAACCTGTAATGAGTATGTTCTTTGGCATGGCAACAAAAATTGATATTTAATACAACCACGCAAGAAATTTTTATTTCAAATATATAAAACTTGATGTAATAAGCGCATGTAGGTTATTATTAATCAAAAAATTACACTGTGGAGACACTATGTTTCG from Candidatus Cloacimonadota bacterium includes these protein-coding regions:
- a CDS encoding NTPase, producing MPKNILITGYPGVGKTTFINKITKQLSCKIAGFYTHEMMEQGRRTGFYITDFEGNQMVMASEKSDSPYRVNKYGLNIDAFEKIGIPALEQALTNADLIVIDEIGRMEMFSQTFCDKLRQVFDSDKPLLATIKRIDCELTKELKAREDVQIFEVTQFNRDTIFDKVINKLGKVL